A single genomic interval of Pangasianodon hypophthalmus isolate fPanHyp1 chromosome 8, fPanHyp1.pri, whole genome shotgun sequence harbors:
- the prkcz gene encoding protein kinase C zeta type isoform X4, whose product MDPVMPSQEPLVDERGGEEEVELPPEDTEDTEDTDRIAFLPHSRTVDKAEDDPEGVVDGMEKLQLTETLTLSDFDLMRVIGRGSYAKVLLVRLKKNEHVYAMKVVKKELVHDDEDIDWVQTEKHVFEQASTNPFLVGLHSCFQTESRLFLVIEYVNGGDLMFHMQRQRKLPEEHARFYAAEICIALNFLHEKGIIYRDLKLDNVLLDQDGHIKLTDYGMCKEGIRPGDTTSTFCGTPNYIAPEILRGEDYGFSVDWWALGVLMFEMMAGRSPFDIMTDNPDMNTEEYLFQVILEKPIRIPRSLSVKAASVLKGFLNKDPKERLGCQVQTGFTDIKSHTFFRSIDWDQLEQKQVTPPFKPQITDDYGLENFDTQFTNEPVQLTPDDEDVIKRIDQSEFEGFEYINPLLLSTEEAV is encoded by the exons ATG gATCCAGTCATGCCATCCCAGGAGCCGCtggttgatgagagaggtgGAGAAGAGGAAGTGGAGCTTCCCCCAGAGGACACGGAGGACACGGAGGACACGGACAGAA taGCGTTCCTGCCCCACAGTCGGACAGTGGACAAAGCTGAAGATGACCCGGAG GGTGTGGTGGACGGGATGGAGAAGCTGCAGCTAACAGAGACACTCACTCTGTCTGATTTTGATCTGATGCGTGTGATTGGACGAGGGAGTTACGCCAAAGTGCTGCTGGTGCGTCTGAAGAAGAACGAACATGTTTACGCCATGAAGGTGGTGAAGAAGGAGCTGGTGCACGATGACGAG GATATCGATTGGGTTCAGACGGAGAAGCATGTTTTTGAACAGGCCTCCACTAACCCTTTCCTTGTGGGTTTACATTCCTGCTTTCAAACTGAGAGCCG gtTGTTCTTGGTTATCGAGTATGTGAATGGAGGAGACCTGATGTTCCATATGCAACGACAACGGAAACTTCCAGAGGAACACGCCAg gttcTACGCTGCTGAAATCTGTATCGCTCTAAACTTCCTGCATGAGAAGGGCATCATTTACCGAGACCTGAAACTGGACAACGTTCTTCTGGACCAGGACGGTCACATCAAACTCACTGACTACGGCATGTGCAAG GAGGGGATCAGACCCGGGGACACCACCAGCACTTTTTGTGGGACGCCGAACTACATTGCACCTGAAATCCTGCGAGGAGAAGATTACG ggttcAGTGTGGACTGGTGGGCTCTTGGGGTGTTGATGTTTGAGATGATGGCTGGTAGATCTCCATTTGATATTATGACTGACAATCCAGATATGAACACAGAAGAGTATCTCTTCcagg tgatttTGGAGAAACCGATCCGTATTCCTCGCTCGCTGTCAGTTAAAGCAGCGAGTGTGTTAAAAGGCTTTCTGAACAAG GATCCAAAGGAGCGACTGGGGTGCCAGGTTCAGACGGGCTTCACGGATATTAAATCTCACACATTCTTCAGGAGCATCGACTGGGACCAG ttggAGCAGAAGCAGGTAACGCCTCCATTTAAGCCTCAGATCACTGATGATTACGGATTAGAGAACTTCGACACACAGTTCACCAACGAACCTGTACAGCTCACACCAGACGAtga GGATGTGATAAAGAGAATAGACCAGTCGGAGTTCGAGGGCTTCGAGTACATCAACCCCCTGCTGCTCTCCACCGAGGAAGCAGTATGA
- the si:ch73-70k4.1 gene encoding Fanconi anemia core complex-associated protein 20, giving the protein MSKLKRRKTALEEIKSEQQFRIRDQTESLRIPDAALHRRAAGSPAGGGSSCWTSSDLSDVEKLWMKTLQALCPEVPARDSALCVPRLPQLSTKQEEECERRWCSLDEDVIPFPNPLAPDPLPCSAPFPSSPALQNRAGCVPVRRASSDSPGEGSERSGVSESDSEQDPNTAAAGKHGSGPGHSGPECEGEAGTLDYSEIKSGLDPEMDNEAGTSGRGLGSDGLRLECCPMCLMPFPARFSQMECDGHLAQCLSEMNADMMW; this is encoded by the exons ATGTCCAAACTCAAGAGAAGGAAAACTGCGCTGGAGGAAATAAAATCTGAGCAACAGTTTAGGATCAGAGATCAAACTGAGAGTCTGCGCATCCCGGACGCAGCGCTCCACAGACGGGCTGCAGG ttctCCTGCAGGTGGAGGATCTTCATGCTGGacttcctctgatctctcagaCGTGGAGAAGCTCTGGATGAAGACTCTGCAGGCTTTATGTCCTGAGGTTCCAGCTCGGGACTCTGCGCTCTGTGTTCCTCGTCTCCCTCAGCTGTCCACG aaacaGGAGGAAGAGTGTGAGCGGCGCTGGTGCAGTCTGGATGAAGACGTTATTCCCTTTCCGAATCCACTCGCTCCCGATCCGCTTCCTTGCTCCGCCCCTTTCCCATCGTCTCCCGCCCTGCAGAACCGAGCCGGCTGCGTCCCAGTCCGCCGCGCATCATCAGACTCCCCCGGTGAAGGGAGCGAGCGATCCGGTGTGAGCGAGAGCGACAGCGAGCAGGACCCCAACACAGCCGCTGCAGGAAAACACGGATCTGGACCTGGACATTCCGGACCGGAGTGCGAGGGTGAAGCAGGAACGTTAGACTATTCCGAAATTAAATCTGGATTGGATCCTGAAATGGATAATGAAGCCGGAACGTCGGGAAGAGGATTGGGATCGGACGGATTAAGACTGGAGTGCTGTCCGATGTGTCTGATGCCGTTTCCTGCGCG gttctCTCAGATGGAGTGTGATGGTCATCTCGCCCAGTGTTTATCAGAGATGAATGCAGATATGATGTGGtga
- the prkcz gene encoding protein kinase C zeta type isoform X3: MLLTLLFYLRMKESIYRRGARRWRKLYRVNGHLFQAKRFNRKAYCGHCSERIWGLGSQGYKCINCRLLVHKRCYKLVPLTCHRHMDPVMPSQEPLVDERGGEEEVELPPEDTEDTEDTDRIAFLPHSRTVDKAEDDPEGVVDGMEKLQLTETLTLSDFDLMRVIGRGSYAKVLLVRLKKNEHVYAMKVVKKELVHDDEDIDWVQTEKHVFEQASTNPFLVGLHSCFQTESRLFLVIEYVNGGDLMFHMQRQRKLPEEHARFYAAEICIALNFLHEKGIIYRDLKLDNVLLDQDGHIKLTDYGMCKEGIRPGDTTSTFCGTPNYIAPEILRGEDYGFSVDWWALGVLMFEMMAGRSPFDIMTDNPDMNTEEYLFQVILEKPIRIPRSLSVKAASVLKGFLNKDPKERLGCQVQTGFTDIKSHTFFRSIDWDQLEQKQVTPPFKPQITDDYGLENFDTQFTNEPVQLTPDDEDVIKRIDQSEFEGFEYINPLLLSTEEAV, encoded by the exons aaagcCTACTGTGGACATTGCAGTGAAAGGATATGGGGTCTGGGGAGTCAAGGCTACAAGTGTATAAACTGCCGCCTGCTGGTTCATAAACGCTGTTATAAACTCGTCCCTCTGACCTGTCATAGGCATATG gATCCAGTCATGCCATCCCAGGAGCCGCtggttgatgagagaggtgGAGAAGAGGAAGTGGAGCTTCCCCCAGAGGACACGGAGGACACGGAGGACACGGACAGAA taGCGTTCCTGCCCCACAGTCGGACAGTGGACAAAGCTGAAGATGACCCGGAG GGTGTGGTGGACGGGATGGAGAAGCTGCAGCTAACAGAGACACTCACTCTGTCTGATTTTGATCTGATGCGTGTGATTGGACGAGGGAGTTACGCCAAAGTGCTGCTGGTGCGTCTGAAGAAGAACGAACATGTTTACGCCATGAAGGTGGTGAAGAAGGAGCTGGTGCACGATGACGAG GATATCGATTGGGTTCAGACGGAGAAGCATGTTTTTGAACAGGCCTCCACTAACCCTTTCCTTGTGGGTTTACATTCCTGCTTTCAAACTGAGAGCCG gtTGTTCTTGGTTATCGAGTATGTGAATGGAGGAGACCTGATGTTCCATATGCAACGACAACGGAAACTTCCAGAGGAACACGCCAg gttcTACGCTGCTGAAATCTGTATCGCTCTAAACTTCCTGCATGAGAAGGGCATCATTTACCGAGACCTGAAACTGGACAACGTTCTTCTGGACCAGGACGGTCACATCAAACTCACTGACTACGGCATGTGCAAG GAGGGGATCAGACCCGGGGACACCACCAGCACTTTTTGTGGGACGCCGAACTACATTGCACCTGAAATCCTGCGAGGAGAAGATTACG ggttcAGTGTGGACTGGTGGGCTCTTGGGGTGTTGATGTTTGAGATGATGGCTGGTAGATCTCCATTTGATATTATGACTGACAATCCAGATATGAACACAGAAGAGTATCTCTTCcagg tgatttTGGAGAAACCGATCCGTATTCCTCGCTCGCTGTCAGTTAAAGCAGCGAGTGTGTTAAAAGGCTTTCTGAACAAG GATCCAAAGGAGCGACTGGGGTGCCAGGTTCAGACGGGCTTCACGGATATTAAATCTCACACATTCTTCAGGAGCATCGACTGGGACCAG ttggAGCAGAAGCAGGTAACGCCTCCATTTAAGCCTCAGATCACTGATGATTACGGATTAGAGAACTTCGACACACAGTTCACCAACGAACCTGTACAGCTCACACCAGACGAtga GGATGTGATAAAGAGAATAGACCAGTCGGAGTTCGAGGGCTTCGAGTACATCAACCCCCTGCTGCTCTCCACCGAGGAAGCAGTATGA